Proteins co-encoded in one Montipora capricornis isolate CH-2021 chromosome 12, ASM3666992v2, whole genome shotgun sequence genomic window:
- the LOC138025860 gene encoding uncharacterized protein: MESKEGEKSVMELCGGEEDDAENVEMSSELPATRTVRTRKPNPNNREEVEAEEIHRLRRSLSGYLSQELKRSVELKRLKAQQALELANYEAEMEKKKIDIEMQKQKTAKEMVFKAQLEAKEIALLIEEEGDAVSCALSLQNETDDKIELIEIEIEPPITRSQQTATWLKKYGEETTSPHSRDPSHIQRKENFIANGGDNGENENCLHEKEQMDPCKNPQAILLKVTTLQAMQPVKFSGNAADFPIFRRRVRDNLEDGLLSDAQRIEFLPKFVSGEAYEVVERSVGCSYDDIIATLEERYGQPAAVAATCINMLTTGPKLGNRDFKGLRNFAEQLQCASRILEGEYEHEASTTSNMKMIVARLPDYIINKWADVSYSNREKGQNPKL; the protein is encoded by the exons ATGGAGAGCAAAGAAGGCGAAAAAAGCGTCATGGAGTTGTGTGGAGGCGAGGAGGACGACgcggaaaatgttgaaatgtcTTCCGAACTGCCAGCGACTCGTACCGTTAGAACAAGGAAGCCAAATCCGAACAATCGTGAAGAGGTAGAAGCGGAAGAAATTCACAGATTAAGGCGTTCGCTTAGCGGCTATTTGTCACAA GAACTGAAGAGAAGTGTAGAGTTGAAAAGGCTTAAGGCCCAACAGGCACTTGAGTTAGCAAATTATGAAGctgaaatggaaaagaaaaagattgacattgagatgcaaaaacagaaaacagcAAAGGAAATGGTATTTAAAGCTCAGTTGGAAGCTAAAGAAATCGCTCTTCTTATTGAAGAGGAAGGTGATGCAGTCTCGTGTGCCCTAAGTTTGCAAAATGAGACCGATGATAAGATTGAATTGATTGAGATTGAGATTGAGCCTCCCATCACCAGGagtcaacaaacagcaacttgg TTAAAGAAGTATGGTGAAGAAACTACCAGTCCTCATTCCAGAGATCCTTCCCATATCCAAAGAAAGGAGAACTTTATCGCAAATGGAGGTGATAACGGTGAAAATGAGAATTGCCTGCATGAAAAGGAACAGATGGATCCGTGTAAAAATCCTCAGGCTATCCTTTTGAAGGTGACCACGTTGCAAGCTATGCAGCCTGTCAAGTTTAGTGGAAATGCAGCGGATTTTCCGATTTTCAGGCGAAGAGTTCGAGATAACCTCGAAGATGGACTATTGTCGGATGCCCAACGGATTGAATTTCTCCCCAAATTTGTGTCCGGAGAGGCTTATGAGGTGGTTGAAAGATCTGTGGGGTGTTCCTATGACGACATTATAGCAACCCTGGAGGAGCGCTATGGCCAACCAGCCGCAGTTGCTGCAACGTGTATTAATATGCTTACCACAGGACCAAAATTAGGAAACAGAGATTTCAAGGGTTTGCGTAATTTTGCTGAACAACTGCAGTGTGCCTCACGAATACTGGAAGGAGAGTATGAACATGAGGCAAGTACCACTTCAAATATGAAGATGATCGTAGCACGACTGCCAGATTACATCATCAACAAATGGGCAGATGTATCGTACTCTAACAGAGAAAAGGGACAGAACCCAAAGTTATAG
- the LOC138025859 gene encoding uncharacterized protein, translating into MWDPMGLVVPCTIELRIDLQELWSAGYSWDEILPEEIRTKWIRNIKILNQLLTYEFDRKLKPDNAVGLPEIHGFCDGGEKAYEAVVFLRWKLANSNYFSVLLMVKAFVAPLKKKSIPRLELMGCLTLSRLYSTCKEALEFAELSDAKTVFWMDSQTVLSWTKTPPKRFKPFVSVRIAEIQETLDTQAFKYIRSDVNPADVLTRGVPPQEVKTWMEGPPFLQRPEEEWPTFKENSKSVDEESLKEIKSNKELTTKWKELTQRTVSSEESTNIRQPTDNPILQHLMKTCSTFTKARKTLANVLRFINNARKKENNTSPTSPEEFRESELQMFKWCQETININTVDQKLMSKPDEQGLLRAYRRLENIRSLPNEMRNPIILPKGLQMVDLLLKHLHAKRAHCGFKSLIYESTKRFWTVGVRKMAKQVTSKCVTCKKLRRKPMGQLMGQLPKLRVAAGFPAFSSTALDMFGPFQVKVGRKTLKEAHVIIFTCMTTRAIHLELVTDKSTDTFLMAFRRSASLIGYPINCWSDCGTNFVGAQKYLREVMQGWDIPRIQSVLSNEFSCTFK; encoded by the coding sequence ATGTGGGATCCCATGGGGCTCGTAGTACCATGCACCATTGAATTAAGAATTGATCTCCAAGAATTGTGGAGTGCAGGATATTCGTGGGACGAAATTCTTCCCGAAGAGATTCGTACGAAGTGGATAAGGAACATTAAAATCCTCAATCAGCTTCTCACATACGAGTTCGACAGAAAGTTGAAGCCTGATAACGCAGTGGGTTTACCTGAAATCCACGGGTTTTGCGACGGAGGAGAGAAGGCGTACGAGGCCGTCGTGTTCCTCAGATGGAAGCTTGCGAACAGCAATTACTTCTCTGTCCTGCTCATGGTGAAGGCGTTCGTTGCACCTCTAAAGAAGAAATCCATTCCGCGATTGGAATTAATGGGATGTCTTACGCTCTCCAGATTGTACAGCACTTGCAAAGAAGCACTAGAATTTGCCGAGTTGTCTGACGCCAAGACAGTATTTTGGATGGATTCACAAACCGTATTATCCTGGACTAAAACGCCCCCCAAAAGATTCAAGCCGTTTGTCTCGGTGAGAATTGCTGAGATTCAGGAAACTCTTGACACTCAAGCATTCAAGTACATCAGATCTGATGTTAACCCAGCAGACGTCTTGACGAGAGGAGTACCACCACAGGAGGTAAAAACTTGGATGGAAGGTCCTCCATTTCTGCAGCGCCCCGAAGAAGAGTGGCCTACgttcaaagaaaattcaaagagtgTAGACGAGGAATCGTTGAAAGAAATCAAGTCCAACAAGGAGTTGACGACCAAGTGGAAAGAACTAACACAACGTACAGTTTCTTCAGAAGAATCAACAAACATCAGACAACCGACTGATAACCCTATCCTGCAACATTTAATGAAGACCTGCTCAACGTTCACTAAAGCTAGAAAGACCCTGGCCAATGTCCTGAGATTCATTAACaatgcaagaaagaaagaaaacaacacgaGCCCAACTTCACCAGAAGAATTTAGAGAATCCGAACTACAGATGTTCAAGTGGTGTCAAGAGACAATCAACATAAACactgtagaccaaaagctgatGTCAAAACCAGATGAACAAGGATTGTTACGCGCATATAGAAGACTAGAAAACATCAGGTCATTGCCAAATGAGATGCGAAATCCTATCATTTTACCAAAAGGGCTCCAAATGGTAGATCTACTCCTTAAACATCTCCATGCGAAACGAGCACATTGTGGATTCAAAAGCCTCATTTATGAATCGACGAAACGCTTCTGGACCGTGGGAGTCCGTAAAATGGCCAAGCAAGTGACCAGTAAATGTGTTACGTGTAAGAAGCTACGACGAAAGCCCATGGGGCAGTTGATGGGCCAACTCCCCAAACTACGAGTCGCAGCAGGATTTCCTGCATTCAGCAGCACAGCGTTAGACATGTTCGGACCTTTCCAAGTTAAAGTCGGACGTAAGACTCTAAAGGAAGCACACGTGATAATATTTACTTGCATGACAACTAGAGCAATCCATTTAGAACTTGTAACCGACAAGAGTACCGACACATTTCTCATGGCATTTCGTCGATCTGCGTCGCTCATAGGCTACCCTATTAACTGTTGGTCAGATTGCGGAACGAACTTTGTTGGAGCACAAAAATACTTAAGGGAAGTAATGCAAGGTTGGGATATCCCCAGAATTCAGAGTGTcttgtcaaatgaattttcATGCACATTCAAGTAG